From Amphiprion ocellaris isolate individual 3 ecotype Okinawa chromosome 2, ASM2253959v1, whole genome shotgun sequence, a single genomic window includes:
- the klhl26 gene encoding kelch-like protein 26 isoform X2, giving the protein MAESDGGDFAPKHSQSRAMFTGGMRESNQDTIELKGLSARGLKHIIDFAYSAEVTLDLDCIQDVLGAAVFLQMVPVVELCEEFLKSAMSVETCLHIGQMATTFSLSSLKESVDAFTFRHFLQIAEEEDFLHIPMERLIFFLQSNKLKNCSEIDLFHAAIRWLQYDESRRAQASSVLCHVRFPLMRSSELVDSVQTVEIMVEDVLCRQYLLEAFNYQILPFRQHEMQSSRTLIRSDVMSLITFGGTPYTDNDRTVSTKVYYLPDIASRQFKELTEMEAGCSHACVAVLDNFVYVVGGQHLQYRSGEGAVDSCFRYDPHLSQWLRIQPMQEARIQFQLNMLHGQLYATGGRNRSGSLSSVECYCPKTNEWSYVEPLKRRIWGHAGTPCGEKLYISGGYGVSLDDKKTLHCYDPASDQWDFRAPMNEPRVLHAMISTRDRVYALGGRMDHVDRCFDVLAVEYYIPENDQWTTVSPMRAGQSEAGCCLLAGKIYIVGGYNWHLNNVTSIVQVYNTETDEWERDLHFPESFAGIASTPILLPQNTTQR; this is encoded by the exons ATGGCGGAGTCGGATGGTGGAGATTTTGCTCCGAAACATTCGCAGAGCAG AGCAATGTTTACCGGAGGCATGAGGGAGTCTAACCAAGATACCATTGAGCTGAAGGGACTGTCTGCTCGAGGGTTGAAACATATTATCGACTTTGCCTACAGTGCAGAAGTGACTTTAGACCTGGACTGTATTCAGGATGTCCTCGGGGCTGCAGTGTTTCTGCAAATGGTCCCTGTTGTGGAGCTCTGTGAGGAGTTCCTTAAGTCGGCAATGAGCGTCGAGACATGCCTGCACATTGGACAGATGGCCACCACCTTCAGCTTGTCTTCCCTCAAGGAGTCTGTGGACGCCTTCACCTTTCGCCACTTCCTCCAGATTGCAGAGGAGGAGGACTTCCTGCACATTCCCATGGAGCgcctcatcttcttcctccaaagcaacaaactgaagaaCTGCAGTGAGATCGACCTCTTCCACGCTGCCATCAGGTGGCTCCAGTATGACGAGTCTCGCCGGGCTCAAGCCAGCAGTGTCCTCTGCCACGTGCGCTTCCCGCTCATGCGCTCCTCAGAGTTGGTGGACAGTGTTCAGACGGTGGAAATCATGGTGGAGGACGTGCTGTGCCGACAGTATCTCCTTGAGGCCTTCAATTACCAGATCCTTCCCTTCCGACAGCATGAAATGCAGTCCTCGCGGACACTCATTCGTTCCGACGTCATGTCGCTTATCACCTTTGGTGGGACGCCATACACTGACAACGACCGTACAGTGAGCACCAAGGTGTACTATCTCCCTGACATTGCTTCCCGCCAATTCAAAGAGCTGACAGAGATGGAGGCGGGCTGCAGCCATGCTTGTGTTGCCGTCCTCGATAACTTTGTGTATGTTGTCGGTGGACAGCACTTACAGTACCGCAGCGGCGAGGGGGCGGTGGACAGCTGTTTCCGCTATGACCCTCATCTGAGCCAGTGGCTGCGTATCCAACCCATGCAGGAGGCTCGTATCCAGTTTCAGCTCAACATGCTGCACGGACAGCTGTACGCCACAGGAGGGCGCAATCGATCTGGCAGCCTGTCATCTGTAGAGTGTTACTGCCCAAAGACGAATGAGTGGTCCTATGTGGAACCATTAAAACGGAGGATTTGGGGTCATGCAGGCACTCCTTGTGGAGAGAAGCTGTACATCTCGGGCGGTTACGGCGTCTCATTAGACGACAAGAAAACTCTTCACTGCTACGATCCAGCGTCAGACCAGTGGGACTTCAGAGCTCCCATGAATGAACCCAGAGTGCTACATGCCATGATCAGCACCAGGGATCGCGTTTATGCCCTTGGTGGTCGCATGGACCACGTGGACCGTTGTTTTGATGTGCTGGCAGTCGAGTATTACATTCCAGAGAACGACCAGTGGACCACCGTGAGCCCCATGAGAGCAGGGCAGTCTGAGGCAGGCTGCTGTCTCCTGGCCGGGAAGATCTATATCGTCGGAGGCTACAACTGGCATCTGAACAATGTCACAAGCATCGTTCAGGTGTACAATACAGAGACAGATGAGTGGGAGAGGGATTTGCACTTCCCAGAATCCTTTGCAGGCATAGCTTCTACACCAATTCTACTTCCACAAAACACCACTCAACGCTAA
- the klhl26 gene encoding kelch-like protein 26 isoform X1, with the protein MAESDGGDFAPKHSQSSMANKNSTLRCTFSAPSHSGTLLQGLSVLRSQGQLLDVVLAINEERFQVHKAVLAACSDYFRAMFTGGMRESNQDTIELKGLSARGLKHIIDFAYSAEVTLDLDCIQDVLGAAVFLQMVPVVELCEEFLKSAMSVETCLHIGQMATTFSLSSLKESVDAFTFRHFLQIAEEEDFLHIPMERLIFFLQSNKLKNCSEIDLFHAAIRWLQYDESRRAQASSVLCHVRFPLMRSSELVDSVQTVEIMVEDVLCRQYLLEAFNYQILPFRQHEMQSSRTLIRSDVMSLITFGGTPYTDNDRTVSTKVYYLPDIASRQFKELTEMEAGCSHACVAVLDNFVYVVGGQHLQYRSGEGAVDSCFRYDPHLSQWLRIQPMQEARIQFQLNMLHGQLYATGGRNRSGSLSSVECYCPKTNEWSYVEPLKRRIWGHAGTPCGEKLYISGGYGVSLDDKKTLHCYDPASDQWDFRAPMNEPRVLHAMISTRDRVYALGGRMDHVDRCFDVLAVEYYIPENDQWTTVSPMRAGQSEAGCCLLAGKIYIVGGYNWHLNNVTSIVQVYNTETDEWERDLHFPESFAGIASTPILLPQNTTQR; encoded by the exons ATGGCGGAGTCGGATGGTGGAGATTTTGCTCCGAAACATTCGCAGAGCAG TATGGCAAACAAGAATAGCACCCTTCGCTGTACTTTCTCGGCTCCAAGTCACAGTGGCACCCTCCTCCAGGGCTTGTCGGTTTTGCGGTCTCAAGGCCAACTACTTGACGTCGTGCTGGCCATCAATGAGGAGCGCTTCCAAGTCCATAAAGCAGTGCTGGCCGCCTGTAGTGATTATTTCAG AGCAATGTTTACCGGAGGCATGAGGGAGTCTAACCAAGATACCATTGAGCTGAAGGGACTGTCTGCTCGAGGGTTGAAACATATTATCGACTTTGCCTACAGTGCAGAAGTGACTTTAGACCTGGACTGTATTCAGGATGTCCTCGGGGCTGCAGTGTTTCTGCAAATGGTCCCTGTTGTGGAGCTCTGTGAGGAGTTCCTTAAGTCGGCAATGAGCGTCGAGACATGCCTGCACATTGGACAGATGGCCACCACCTTCAGCTTGTCTTCCCTCAAGGAGTCTGTGGACGCCTTCACCTTTCGCCACTTCCTCCAGATTGCAGAGGAGGAGGACTTCCTGCACATTCCCATGGAGCgcctcatcttcttcctccaaagcaacaaactgaagaaCTGCAGTGAGATCGACCTCTTCCACGCTGCCATCAGGTGGCTCCAGTATGACGAGTCTCGCCGGGCTCAAGCCAGCAGTGTCCTCTGCCACGTGCGCTTCCCGCTCATGCGCTCCTCAGAGTTGGTGGACAGTGTTCAGACGGTGGAAATCATGGTGGAGGACGTGCTGTGCCGACAGTATCTCCTTGAGGCCTTCAATTACCAGATCCTTCCCTTCCGACAGCATGAAATGCAGTCCTCGCGGACACTCATTCGTTCCGACGTCATGTCGCTTATCACCTTTGGTGGGACGCCATACACTGACAACGACCGTACAGTGAGCACCAAGGTGTACTATCTCCCTGACATTGCTTCCCGCCAATTCAAAGAGCTGACAGAGATGGAGGCGGGCTGCAGCCATGCTTGTGTTGCCGTCCTCGATAACTTTGTGTATGTTGTCGGTGGACAGCACTTACAGTACCGCAGCGGCGAGGGGGCGGTGGACAGCTGTTTCCGCTATGACCCTCATCTGAGCCAGTGGCTGCGTATCCAACCCATGCAGGAGGCTCGTATCCAGTTTCAGCTCAACATGCTGCACGGACAGCTGTACGCCACAGGAGGGCGCAATCGATCTGGCAGCCTGTCATCTGTAGAGTGTTACTGCCCAAAGACGAATGAGTGGTCCTATGTGGAACCATTAAAACGGAGGATTTGGGGTCATGCAGGCACTCCTTGTGGAGAGAAGCTGTACATCTCGGGCGGTTACGGCGTCTCATTAGACGACAAGAAAACTCTTCACTGCTACGATCCAGCGTCAGACCAGTGGGACTTCAGAGCTCCCATGAATGAACCCAGAGTGCTACATGCCATGATCAGCACCAGGGATCGCGTTTATGCCCTTGGTGGTCGCATGGACCACGTGGACCGTTGTTTTGATGTGCTGGCAGTCGAGTATTACATTCCAGAGAACGACCAGTGGACCACCGTGAGCCCCATGAGAGCAGGGCAGTCTGAGGCAGGCTGCTGTCTCCTGGCCGGGAAGATCTATATCGTCGGAGGCTACAACTGGCATCTGAACAATGTCACAAGCATCGTTCAGGTGTACAATACAGAGACAGATGAGTGGGAGAGGGATTTGCACTTCCCAGAATCCTTTGCAGGCATAGCTTCTACACCAATTCTACTTCCACAAAACACCACTCAACGCTAA